A window of the Streptomyces sp. NBC_00454 genome harbors these coding sequences:
- a CDS encoding folate-binding protein YgfZ, whose amino-acid sequence MTSSPLLHLPGAVQAEGRDEGVAAHYGELYGEQRTLADGRGFVDLSHRGVVTVTGPDRLSWLHLLITQHVTELPAGQATEALILSANGHIEHALYLVDDGTTTWMHVEPGTQEELIGYLESMKFFYRVEVADATAEFAVVYLPAGAIAEVPEKVAVRETAYGRDVFLPRAELEAFAAAHGPAVGLLAYEALRVEAHRPRLGLETDHRTIPHELGWIGTAVHLQKGCYRGQETVARVHNLGKPPRRLVFLHLDGSEVLLPAHGTPVRLAADGEEGRQLGFVTTAVRHHELGPIALALVKRNVPVDAPLLVGKTAAAQEVVVAP is encoded by the coding sequence ATGACCAGCAGCCCTTTGCTCCATCTCCCCGGCGCCGTACAGGCCGAAGGCCGCGACGAGGGCGTCGCCGCCCACTACGGCGAGCTGTACGGCGAACAGCGCACCCTCGCCGACGGCCGCGGCTTCGTGGACCTCTCCCACCGCGGGGTCGTCACCGTCACCGGCCCGGACCGGCTCAGCTGGCTGCACCTGCTGATCACTCAGCACGTCACCGAGCTTCCGGCGGGCCAGGCCACCGAGGCGCTGATCCTCTCCGCCAACGGCCACATCGAGCACGCGCTCTACCTCGTCGACGACGGGACGACGACGTGGATGCACGTCGAGCCCGGCACCCAGGAGGAGCTCATCGGCTACCTGGAGTCGATGAAGTTCTTCTACCGCGTCGAAGTCGCCGATGCCACGGCCGAGTTCGCCGTCGTGTACCTGCCGGCCGGAGCCATCGCCGAGGTGCCCGAGAAGGTGGCCGTACGGGAGACCGCGTACGGCCGTGACGTCTTCCTGCCCCGCGCCGAGCTGGAGGCCTTCGCCGCCGCCCACGGCCCGGCCGTCGGACTGCTCGCCTACGAGGCCCTGCGCGTCGAGGCGCACCGGCCGCGGCTCGGTCTGGAGACCGACCACCGCACCATCCCGCACGAGTTGGGCTGGATCGGCACCGCCGTGCACCTTCAGAAGGGCTGCTACCGCGGCCAGGAGACGGTGGCCCGCGTCCACAACCTGGGGAAGCCGCCGCGCCGCCTGGTCTTCCTGCACCTGGACGGCTCCGAGGTGCTGCTCCCGGCGCACGGAACGCCCGTACGGCTGGCCGCGGACGGGGAGGAGGGCCGCCAGCTGGGCTTCGTGACCACCGCGGTCCGCCACCACGAGCTCGGGCCGATCGCGCTCGCGCTGGTCAAGCGGAACGTTCCGGTGGACGCGCCGCTGCTGGTCGGCAAGACGGCCGCCGCGCAGGAGGTCGTCGTAGCGCCGTAA
- a CDS encoding Fur family transcriptional regulator: MTGAEGGDWKSDLRQRGYRLTPQRQLVLEAVDALEHATPDEILAEVRKTASGVNISTVYRTLELLEELKLVSHAHLGHGAPTYHLADRHHHIHLVCRDCTGVIEADVDIAAEFTAKLRDTFGFETDMKHFAIFGLCKKCAAKHRDAVA; the protein is encoded by the coding sequence ATCACCGGAGCCGAGGGCGGCGACTGGAAGAGCGATCTGCGCCAGCGCGGATACCGGCTCACCCCGCAGCGCCAGCTGGTGCTCGAAGCCGTGGACGCCCTGGAGCACGCCACCCCGGACGAGATCCTCGCCGAGGTCCGCAAGACGGCCTCCGGGGTCAACATCTCCACGGTCTACCGCACGCTGGAGCTCCTGGAGGAGCTGAAGCTGGTCTCGCACGCCCACCTGGGACACGGGGCCCCCACCTACCACCTCGCCGACCGGCACCACCACATCCACCTGGTCTGCCGCGACTGCACCGGCGTCATCGAGGCGGACGTGGACATCGCGGCCGAGTTCACGGCCAAACTCCGCGACACCTTCGGCTTCGAGACCGACATGAAGCACTTCGCGATCTTCGGCCTCTGCAAGAAGTGCGCCGCCAAGCACCGCGACGCGGTGGCGTAG
- a CDS encoding glycoside hydrolase domain-containing protein — MAFDTCTAPPASTMNAWRGTSPYGAVAVYVGGKNRGCAQPQLTASWVSTVSAAGWKLIPLYVGAQPPCQTGSSPEKITAATAQSLGTADGADAAAKASALGMRAGSTLYLDMEAYNTADTACADAVLTYTKAFDRAVKAKAYRPGFYGFASSSAAGIAKAAERGEADLPEALWYAKYDGAADTTGSWPYSGGLFTGHRRGHQYQVNQRETFGGATLTVDRNAWDGPVAITG; from the coding sequence CTGGCCTTCGACACCTGCACCGCGCCGCCCGCCTCCACGATGAACGCCTGGCGCGGCACCTCCCCGTACGGGGCCGTCGCTGTCTACGTCGGCGGCAAGAACCGCGGCTGCGCGCAGCCGCAGCTCACCGCCTCCTGGGTGAGCACCGTCAGCGCCGCCGGCTGGAAGCTGATCCCGCTCTACGTCGGCGCGCAGCCGCCCTGCCAGACCGGCTCCAGCCCGGAGAAGATCACCGCAGCCACCGCGCAGTCGCTGGGCACGGCCGACGGCGCGGACGCGGCCGCCAAGGCCTCCGCGCTGGGCATGCGGGCGGGCAGCACGCTGTACCTGGACATGGAGGCGTACAACACCGCCGACACCGCCTGCGCGGACGCGGTGCTCACCTACACCAAGGCCTTCGACCGGGCCGTGAAGGCGAAGGCCTACCGCCCCGGCTTCTACGGGTTCGCCTCCTCCAGCGCCGCCGGCATCGCCAAGGCGGCCGAGCGCGGCGAGGCCGATCTGCCCGAGGCCCTCTGGTACGCCAAGTACGACGGCGCCGCCGACACCACCGGAAGCTGGCCGTACTCCGGCGGCCTGTTCACCGGCCACCGGCGCGGCCACCAGTACCAGGTCAACCAGCGCGAAACCTTCGGCGGCGCCACCCTGACCGTCGACCGCAACGCCTGGGACGGCCCGGTCGCGATCACCGGCTGA
- a CDS encoding FABP family protein has protein sequence MIQIPSDLNPSLVPLAFLLGNWEGAGVFDFPGEEKCNFGQEVVFSHDGRDFLEYHSHSWVLDAEGNKVRPLESESGYWRIDSQRKVEIVMVRDQGVVEIWYGDLADQKPQIDVVTDAVARTASSRPHSGGKRLYGYVKGDLMWVGEKATPEVELRPYKSAQLKKVVTPEEVAEMARNLPDMPDDGIAFFR, from the coding sequence ATGATCCAGATCCCGTCGGACCTGAACCCGAGCCTCGTCCCCCTCGCCTTCCTCCTCGGCAACTGGGAAGGCGCAGGAGTCTTTGACTTCCCCGGTGAGGAGAAGTGCAACTTCGGCCAGGAAGTGGTCTTCAGCCACGACGGCCGGGACTTCCTGGAGTACCACTCGCACAGCTGGGTCCTCGACGCCGAGGGCAACAAGGTGCGGCCGCTGGAGTCCGAGTCCGGCTACTGGCGCATCGACAGCCAGCGCAAGGTCGAGATCGTCATGGTCCGCGACCAGGGCGTCGTGGAGATCTGGTACGGCGACCTCGCCGACCAGAAGCCGCAGATCGACGTGGTCACCGACGCGGTGGCGCGCACCGCCTCCTCCCGTCCGCACAGCGGCGGCAAGCGGCTCTACGGCTACGTCAAGGGCGACCTGATGTGGGTCGGCGAGAAGGCCACCCCGGAGGTGGAGCTGCGCCCGTACAAGTCGGCGCAGCTGAAGAAGGTCGTCACCCCGGAAGAGGTCGCCGAGATGGCGCGCAACCTTCCGGACATGCCGGACGACGGCATCGCCTTCTTCCGCTAG